In one Bosea sp. RAC05 genomic region, the following are encoded:
- a CDS encoding ABC transporter ATP-binding protein encodes MRKASPGSVRRAFQPWNDPAAQPLVEFRGVTKRFGGVTAVADVSLSLYPREFFALLGPSGCGKTTLMRMLAGFETPDAGAILLDGVDITAVPPHLRPVNMMFQSYALFPHLSVADNIGYGLKREGLPRAEIDRRVAEMLALVKLDGLGKRRPDQLSGGQRQRVALARALAKRPKLLLLDEPMAALDRKLREATQFELMDIQSKLGTTFMVVTHDQDEAMTMADRMAVMDHGRLVQIAPPDVIYEAPVSRHVAEFVGDINILEGRVESVDGDLVSVMTPLAGIVELDEEAPALSPGEPVLVGLRPEKIALSHDEPAQGTNKVRGEIWDIGYLGDMTMVQVMIGGDDGQLLKVSLTNRSRRIERPFAWEDTVWLSWDVEAGLVLKP; translated from the coding sequence ATGCGCAAGGCATCGCCCGGCAGCGTGCGTCGCGCCTTCCAGCCCTGGAACGATCCCGCCGCGCAGCCGCTCGTCGAGTTCCGCGGCGTGACGAAGCGCTTCGGCGGCGTCACCGCCGTCGCCGATGTCTCGCTCTCGCTCTACCCGCGCGAGTTCTTCGCGCTGCTCGGCCCCTCCGGCTGCGGCAAGACCACGCTGATGCGGATGCTGGCGGGCTTCGAGACGCCCGACGCGGGCGCCATCCTGCTCGACGGCGTCGACATCACCGCTGTCCCGCCGCATCTGCGGCCGGTCAACATGATGTTCCAGTCCTATGCGCTGTTCCCCCATCTCAGCGTCGCCGACAACATCGGCTACGGCCTGAAGCGCGAGGGGCTGCCGCGGGCCGAGATCGACCGGCGCGTGGCTGAGATGTTGGCGCTGGTCAAGCTGGACGGGCTGGGCAAGCGCCGCCCGGACCAGTTGTCCGGCGGGCAGCGCCAGCGCGTCGCGCTCGCCCGCGCGCTCGCCAAGCGCCCGAAGCTCCTGCTGCTGGACGAACCGATGGCGGCACTCGACCGCAAGCTGCGCGAGGCCACCCAGTTCGAGCTGATGGACATCCAGAGCAAGCTCGGCACCACCTTCATGGTCGTCACCCACGACCAGGACGAGGCGATGACCATGGCCGACCGCATGGCGGTGATGGACCATGGCCGGCTCGTCCAGATCGCCCCGCCGGACGTGATCTACGAGGCCCCCGTGAGCCGCCACGTCGCGGAGTTCGTCGGCGATATCAACATCCTCGAGGGCCGCGTCGAATCCGTCGACGGCGATCTCGTCAGCGTGATGACGCCGCTGGCGGGCATCGTCGAACTCGACGAGGAGGCGCCGGCCCTGTCGCCGGGGGAGCCGGTCCTCGTCGGGCTGCGGCCGGAGAAGATCGCGCTGAGCCATGACGAGCCGGCCCAGGGCACCAACAAGGTCCGCGGCGAGATCTGGGACATCGGCTATCTCGGCGACATGACGATGGTTCAGGTCATGATCGGCGGCGACGACGGCCAGCTCCTGAAGGTCTCCCTGACCAACCGCTCGCGCCGGATCGAGCGCCCCTTCGCCTGGGAGGATACGGTCTGGCTGTCCTGGGACGTCGAGGCCGGGCTGGTGCTGAAGCCGTGA
- a CDS encoding polyamine ABC transporter substrate-binding protein translates to MMSGRWFKGIVSGLALGLSLAVAGQAAAQGKELRIYNWSDYVDPEVLDAFKKETGITVVYDTFDQMETVETKLLAGKTGYDLIVVTASFLPRHIPLGLYAPIDAAKVPNLKNAWPEIQGRLAKYDPGNKHAVNYMWGTTGIGYNVAKIKERLGPDAVIDSWKILFDPDQLKKLSNCGVHVLDAVEEMFPAALRYLGLNPDSKAEADLNKAGELLRKIRPHIQKFHSSEYINALANGDICLAVGYSGDILQAKKRAEEAKNKVEIAYSIPKEGALMWFDSFVIPKDAANPEAALAFIDFVNRPAMAAKNSDFIQYANGNIASKPLLSAAVRDNPGIYPPDAVMARLYTITPYDQKSQRLVNRLWTRVKTGK, encoded by the coding sequence ATGATGTCTGGCCGCTGGTTCAAGGGAATCGTCTCGGGTCTCGCGCTGGGCCTGTCGCTGGCCGTTGCGGGCCAGGCCGCGGCGCAGGGCAAGGAACTGCGCATCTACAACTGGTCCGACTATGTCGACCCCGAGGTTCTCGACGCCTTCAAGAAGGAAACCGGGATCACGGTCGTCTACGACACCTTCGACCAGATGGAGACGGTCGAGACCAAGCTGCTGGCGGGCAAGACCGGCTACGACCTGATCGTGGTCACCGCCTCCTTCCTGCCGCGCCACATCCCGCTCGGCCTCTATGCGCCGATCGACGCCGCCAAGGTGCCCAATCTGAAGAACGCCTGGCCCGAGATCCAGGGGCGGCTGGCCAAATACGACCCCGGCAACAAGCACGCCGTGAACTACATGTGGGGCACGACCGGGATCGGCTACAACGTCGCCAAGATCAAGGAACGGCTCGGCCCTGACGCGGTGATCGACAGCTGGAAGATCCTGTTCGATCCCGACCAGCTCAAGAAGCTCTCGAACTGCGGCGTGCATGTGCTGGATGCGGTCGAGGAGATGTTCCCCGCGGCGCTGCGCTATCTCGGCCTCAACCCGGATTCGAAGGCCGAGGCCGACCTGAACAAGGCCGGCGAGCTCTTGCGCAAGATCCGCCCGCACATCCAGAAGTTCCATTCGTCGGAATACATCAACGCGCTCGCCAACGGCGACATTTGCCTCGCCGTCGGCTATTCCGGCGACATCCTCCAGGCGAAGAAGCGCGCGGAGGAGGCCAAGAACAAGGTCGAGATCGCCTATTCCATCCCGAAGGAAGGCGCGCTGATGTGGTTCGATTCCTTCGTGATCCCGAAGGATGCGGCCAATCCGGAAGCCGCGCTCGCCTTCATCGACTTCGTCAACCGCCCCGCCATGGCGGCGAAGAACTCCGACTTCATCCAGTATGCCAATGGCAACATCGCCTCGAAACCGCTGCTCTCGGCGGCCGTGCGCGACAATCCCGGCATTTATCCGCCGGATGCGGTGATGGCGCGGCTCTACACGATCACCCCCTACGACCAGAAGTCGCAGCGGCTGGTGAACCGGCTCTGGACCCGGGTGAAGACCGGCAAGTGA
- a CDS encoding helicase HerA-like domain-containing protein, with protein sequence MADDGAILIGKSWKPETLLLKLANRHGLVTGATGTGKTVTLQVLAEGFAREGVPVFAADIKGDLSGIAAPGDSKPPFLKRAEEIGVKYEPDQFTTVFWDVFGEQGHPVRATISEMGPLLLARLLDLNETQEGVLNIAFRIADEQKLLLLDLKDLRAILGFIAENAKDLTTKYGNVTSQTVGTIQRALLVLENQKGDLFFGEPALEISDLMRTDRYGRGIVNIMAADKLMANPRLYATFLLWLLSELFEQLPEVGDLDKPKLVFFFDEAHLLFNGAPKALLTAVEQVVRLIRSKGIGVYFVTQNPLDIPETVLAQLGNRVQHALRAFTPRDQKAVKAAAETFRQNPKINTAEAIMHLAVGEALISTLEGRGSPTVVERTLIAPPMAQVGPCSAQIRQQALTESGFKGKYDTMIDRESAYEELMSRKNMAPEGEVVEASTTGGGGILDTIGGWLGGSGAPQQRPKTGPGSRGGALPQSMAEKVLTSAARSAATTIGRQVGTAILRGVLGSMMGGKR encoded by the coding sequence ATGGCGGATGACGGCGCGATTCTGATCGGCAAGAGCTGGAAGCCGGAGACCCTCCTGCTCAAGCTCGCCAACCGCCACGGCCTCGTCACCGGCGCCACCGGCACCGGCAAGACCGTGACGCTGCAGGTGCTGGCCGAGGGCTTCGCCCGCGAGGGCGTGCCGGTCTTCGCCGCCGACATCAAGGGCGACCTTTCGGGCATCGCCGCGCCCGGCGATTCCAAGCCGCCCTTCCTCAAGCGCGCCGAGGAGATCGGCGTGAAATACGAGCCCGACCAGTTCACCACCGTGTTCTGGGACGTCTTCGGCGAGCAGGGCCACCCCGTCCGCGCCACGATCTCGGAGATGGGGCCGCTGCTGCTGGCGCGCCTGCTCGATCTCAACGAGACGCAGGAGGGCGTGCTCAACATCGCCTTCCGCATCGCCGACGAGCAGAAGCTGCTGCTGCTCGACCTCAAGGACCTGCGCGCCATCCTCGGCTTCATCGCCGAGAACGCCAAGGACCTGACGACGAAATACGGCAACGTCACCTCGCAGACGGTCGGCACGATCCAGCGCGCGCTGCTGGTGCTGGAAAACCAGAAGGGCGACCTGTTCTTCGGCGAACCGGCGCTGGAAATCTCCGATCTGATGCGCACGGACCGCTATGGCCGCGGCATCGTCAACATCATGGCCGCCGACAAGCTGATGGCCAATCCGCGGCTCTATGCGACCTTCCTGCTCTGGCTGCTCTCGGAGCTGTTCGAGCAGCTGCCCGAGGTCGGCGACCTCGACAAGCCCAAGCTCGTCTTCTTCTTCGACGAGGCGCATCTGCTCTTCAACGGCGCGCCCAAGGCGCTGCTGACGGCGGTCGAGCAGGTCGTGCGGCTGATCCGCTCCAAGGGCATCGGCGTCTATTTCGTCACGCAGAACCCGCTCGACATCCCCGAGACCGTGCTGGCCCAGCTCGGCAACCGCGTCCAGCACGCCCTGCGCGCCTTCACCCCGCGCGACCAGAAGGCGGTCAAGGCCGCCGCCGAAACCTTCCGCCAAAACCCCAAGATCAACACGGCTGAGGCGATCATGCATCTGGCGGTCGGCGAGGCGCTGATCTCGACGCTCGAGGGCCGGGGCTCGCCCACGGTCGTCGAGCGCACGCTGATCGCGCCGCCGATGGCCCAGGTCGGGCCCTGCTCGGCACAGATCCGCCAGCAGGCGCTGACGGAGTCCGGCTTCAAGGGCAAGTACGACACGATGATCGACCGCGAGTCGGCCTATGAAGAGCTGATGAGCCGGAAGAACATGGCGCCCGAAGGCGAAGTCGTTGAGGCCTCGACGACCGGGGGCGGCGGCATCCTCGACACGATCGGCGGCTGGCTCGGCGGCAGCGGCGCGCCGCAGCAGCGGCCGAAGACCGGCCCCGGCAGCCGCGGCGGCGCCCTGCCGCAGAGCATGGCCGAGAAGGTCCTGACCTCGGCGGCCCGCTCGGCCGCGACCACGATCGGCCGCCAGGTCGGCACCGCGATCCTGCGCGGGGTGCTTGGCAGCATGATGGGCGGGAAGCGGTAG
- a CDS encoding ABC transporter permease, with translation MSLVKAQGRLVVAVPYLWLGLFFLAPFVMVLRIALSDAATALPPYAPHFEGFAALRDFLAGLDLENFGLIWEDPLYWQSYLFSLRIAALTTLIALAIGYPLAYAMASAPARWRAILLVLVILPFWTSFLIRVYAWIGILRPEGLLDMALAALGLSDQPLRLLNTETAVLIGMVYSYLPFMVLPLYATLEKLDRSLLEAAADLGATPLRAFVTVTLPLSLPGILAGSVLVFIPAIGEFVIPDLLGGPDTTMIGKVLWTEFFSNRDWPLASAVAVVLLVVLVLPLALLQRARLARAGEAGGRA, from the coding sequence GTGTCGCTCGTGAAGGCACAAGGCCGTCTGGTCGTGGCCGTGCCCTATCTCTGGCTGGGGCTCTTCTTCCTCGCGCCCTTCGTCATGGTGCTGCGGATCGCGCTGTCGGATGCCGCCACCGCGTTGCCGCCCTATGCGCCGCATTTCGAGGGCTTCGCGGCGCTGCGCGACTTCCTGGCCGGGCTCGATCTCGAGAATTTCGGGCTGATCTGGGAGGATCCACTCTACTGGCAGAGCTATCTCTTTTCGCTGCGCATCGCGGCGCTGACGACGCTGATCGCGCTCGCGATCGGCTATCCGCTCGCCTATGCGATGGCGAGCGCCCCGGCGCGCTGGCGCGCCATCCTGCTCGTGCTCGTCATCCTGCCGTTCTGGACCTCCTTCCTGATCCGGGTCTACGCCTGGATCGGCATCCTGCGGCCCGAGGGCCTGCTCGACATGGCGCTGGCGGCGCTCGGCCTCAGCGATCAGCCGCTGCGACTGTTGAATACCGAGACCGCGGTCCTGATCGGCATGGTCTATTCCTACCTGCCCTTCATGGTGCTGCCGCTCTATGCGACGCTGGAGAAGCTCGATCGCAGCCTGCTGGAGGCCGCCGCCGATCTCGGCGCGACGCCGCTCAGGGCCTTCGTGACGGTGACCTTGCCGCTCTCGCTGCCCGGCATCCTGGCCGGCTCGGTACTGGTGTTCATCCCCGCCATCGGCGAGTTCGTCATTCCAGACCTGCTCGGCGGTCCGGACACGACGATGATCGGCAAGGTTTTGTGGACCGAGTTCTTCTCCAACCGCGACTGGCCGCTGGCCTCGGCCGTGGCGGTCGTGCTGCTGGTGGTGCTGGTCCTGCCGCTGGCGTTGCTGCAGCGCGCGCGGCTGGCGCGGGCCGGCGAGGCGGGAGGCAGGGCATGA
- the scpA gene encoding methylmalonyl-CoA mutase, which produces MTAIPDFTTLAYADGTSPASPALPAGEAWLTPEGIPVKPVYGPEDRDGLPFVDTLPGIAPYLRGPYPTMYVNQPWTIRQYAGFSTAEDSNAFYRRNLAAGQKGLSVAFDLATHRGYDSDHPRVGGDVGMAGVAIDSIYDMRTLFSGIPLDQMSVSMTMNGAVLPVLALYIVAAEEQGVPAAKLSGTIQNDILKEFMVRNTYIYPPAPSMRIIGDIFAYTSAHMPKFNSISISGYHMQEAGATQDLELAYTLADGVEYIRAGQRAGLGVDAFAPRLSFFWAIGMNFFMEVAKLRAGRLIWAKLVKDFGAQSEKSLPLRTHCQTSGWSLTAQDVFNNVPRTMIEAMAATQGHTQSLHTNALDEALALPTDFSARIARNTQILLQQESGTTRIIDPWGGSYYVERLTAELATKAWGHIQEVEALGGMAKAIEAGIPKLRIEEAAAKTQARIDGGLQAIIGVNCFKPDNEAAIDVLKVDNASVRAQQLEKLKRLKAERNESEVQAALAALTEGAKGEANLLDLAVKAARAKATVGEISLAMEQVFGRHRAEIKSISGVYKREVGTMNPAVMRVQMMTQAFEEADGRRPRILVAKMGQDGHDRGQKVIASAFADLGFDVDIGPLFATPDEAARQGVENDVHIIGVSSLAAGHLTLVPELKAALAKAGRPDIMIVVGGVIPPQDFEALIEAGASAIFPPGTVIADAAEKLLEDLNGRLGYVQRTAAE; this is translated from the coding sequence ATGACAGCCATCCCGGATTTCACGACGCTGGCTTATGCCGACGGCACCAGCCCCGCCTCTCCCGCGCTGCCGGCCGGCGAGGCCTGGCTGACGCCCGAGGGCATCCCGGTGAAACCAGTCTACGGACCAGAGGATCGCGACGGGCTCCCCTTCGTCGACACCCTGCCGGGCATCGCGCCCTATCTGCGCGGGCCCTACCCGACGATGTATGTCAACCAGCCCTGGACGATCCGGCAATATGCCGGCTTCTCCACAGCGGAGGATTCCAACGCCTTCTACCGCCGCAATCTCGCTGCGGGGCAGAAGGGACTCTCCGTCGCCTTCGATCTGGCGACGCATCGCGGCTATGACTCAGACCATCCGCGCGTCGGCGGCGATGTCGGCATGGCCGGCGTCGCGATCGACTCGATCTATGACATGCGCACCCTGTTCTCCGGCATCCCGCTCGACCAGATGAGCGTCTCGATGACGATGAACGGCGCCGTGCTGCCGGTGCTCGCGCTCTACATCGTCGCGGCGGAAGAACAGGGCGTGCCGGCCGCCAAGCTCTCGGGGACCATCCAGAACGACATCCTCAAGGAGTTCATGGTCCGCAACACCTATATCTATCCCCCCGCCCCCTCGATGCGGATCATTGGCGACATCTTCGCCTACACCTCGGCCCATATGCCGAAGTTCAACTCGATCTCGATCTCCGGCTATCACATGCAGGAGGCCGGGGCGACGCAGGACCTCGAGCTCGCCTATACGCTCGCCGACGGCGTCGAATACATCCGCGCCGGCCAGCGCGCGGGGCTTGGGGTGGATGCCTTCGCGCCGCGCCTGTCCTTCTTCTGGGCGATCGGCATGAACTTCTTCATGGAGGTCGCCAAGCTGCGCGCCGGCCGGCTGATCTGGGCGAAGCTCGTCAAGGATTTCGGCGCACAGAGCGAGAAGTCGCTGCCCTTGCGCACCCATTGCCAGACGTCCGGATGGTCGCTGACGGCCCAGGACGTCTTCAACAACGTGCCGCGCACGATGATCGAGGCGATGGCGGCGACGCAAGGCCATACCCAGTCGCTGCACACCAACGCGCTGGACGAGGCGCTGGCGCTGCCGACCGACTTTTCCGCCCGCATCGCCCGCAACACGCAGATCCTGCTGCAGCAGGAGAGCGGCACGACCCGGATCATCGATCCGTGGGGCGGGTCCTATTATGTCGAGCGGTTGACGGCGGAACTGGCGACCAAGGCCTGGGGCCATATCCAGGAGGTCGAGGCGCTCGGCGGCATGGCCAAGGCGATCGAGGCCGGCATCCCGAAGCTGCGCATCGAGGAGGCGGCCGCCAAGACCCAGGCGCGCATCGATGGCGGGCTGCAGGCGATCATCGGCGTGAACTGCTTCAAGCCCGACAACGAGGCCGCGATCGACGTGCTCAAGGTCGACAACGCCTCGGTGCGCGCGCAGCAGCTCGAGAAGCTGAAGCGCCTCAAGGCCGAGCGCAACGAGAGCGAGGTTCAGGCCGCGCTCGCCGCCCTGACCGAGGGGGCGAAGGGCGAGGCCAATCTGCTCGACCTCGCGGTGAAGGCAGCCCGCGCCAAGGCGACCGTCGGCGAGATTTCGCTGGCGATGGAGCAGGTCTTCGGCCGTCATCGCGCCGAGATCAAGTCGATCTCGGGCGTCTACAAGCGGGAGGTCGGCACGATGAACCCGGCGGTGATGCGCGTGCAGATGATGACGCAGGCCTTCGAGGAGGCCGATGGCCGCCGCCCGCGCATCCTCGTCGCCAAGATGGGGCAGGACGGGCATGACCGCGGCCAGAAGGTCATCGCCTCTGCCTTCGCCGATCTCGGCTTCGACGTCGACATCGGCCCGCTCTTCGCCACGCCCGACGAGGCGGCCCGCCAGGGTGTTGAGAACGACGTCCACATCATCGGCGTGTCGTCGCTGGCGGCAGGCCATCTCACGCTGGTGCCCGAGCTCAAGGCGGCGCTCGCCAAGGCCGGCCGGCCCGACATCATGATCGTGGTCGGCGGCGTCATCCCGCCGCAGGATTTCGAGGCGCTGATCGAGGCCGGTGCCTCGGCGATCTTTCCGCCCGGCACGGTCATCGCCGATGCGGCCGAGAAGCTGCTCGAGGACCTCAACGGCCGGCTGGGCTATGTCCAGCGCACGGCGGCCGAATAG
- a CDS encoding ABC transporter permease, producing MTRLGPGLILALVAGFAFLYLPILALIAYSFNASRLVTVWGGFSTHWYGTLLANEPLLSAAWLSLRLAFVSATLATVLGTLAALALARQGRFRGRLLFSGMALAPLVMPEVITGLSLLLLFVAADVERGFWTVTIAHATFGLGFACIVVQARLVGFDRSLEEAARDLGATPLVTFWTVTLPLIAPAVAAAWLLAFTLSLDDLVIASFTTGPGATTLPMRLYSAVRLGVSPEINAACTILIGFVATVVIAASLLLKRRQALGA from the coding sequence ATGACCCGGCTCGGCCCCGGCCTCATCCTCGCCCTCGTCGCGGGCTTCGCCTTTCTCTATCTGCCGATCCTCGCGCTGATTGCCTATTCCTTCAACGCCTCGCGGCTCGTCACCGTCTGGGGCGGCTTCTCGACGCATTGGTACGGGACGCTGCTCGCCAACGAGCCGCTTTTGTCGGCGGCCTGGCTCAGCCTGCGCCTCGCCTTCGTCTCGGCCACGCTCGCAACCGTGTTGGGGACGCTTGCCGCGCTGGCCTTGGCGCGGCAGGGCCGCTTCCGCGGGCGCCTGCTGTTCTCCGGCATGGCGCTGGCGCCGCTGGTGATGCCGGAGGTGATCACCGGCCTTTCCCTTCTGCTGCTCTTCGTGGCGGCGGATGTGGAGCGCGGCTTCTGGACGGTGACGATCGCCCACGCGACCTTCGGCCTCGGCTTCGCCTGCATCGTCGTGCAGGCCCGCCTTGTCGGCTTCGACCGCTCGCTGGAGGAGGCGGCGCGCGATCTCGGCGCCACGCCGCTGGTCACGTTCTGGACGGTGACCTTACCATTGATCGCGCCGGCGGTGGCGGCGGCCTGGCTGCTCGCCTTCACGCTGTCGCTCGACGACCTCGTCATCGCGAGCTTCACCACCGGGCCTGGCGCCACGACCCTGCCGATGCGGCTCTATTCGGCGGTTCGGCTCGGCGTCTCGCCCGAGATCAATGCCGCCTGCACCATCCTGATCGGCTTCGTCGCCACGGTGGTGATCGCGGCCTCGCTGCTGCTGAAGCGGCGCCAGGCCCTGGGCGCCTGA
- the thiD gene encoding bifunctional hydroxymethylpyrimidine kinase/phosphomethylpyrimidine kinase has protein sequence MTTIALTIAGSDSSGGAGIQADLKTFAAHQVYGASVIVALTAQNTRGVSAIHAVPAAFVAQQIDAVFEDLDVAAVKIGMLATAELIETVAAGLKRHKARNIVLDPVMVAASGARLLENEAVAAIHRHLFPLATLITPNLPEAAALLGTSEAQTEDAVERQADALAALGAANVLIKGGHGGGDNSSDLLLLAGGSRQRFAAPRLTTRNTHGTGCTLSSAIASGLAKGLSLPEAVGQAKTYISAAIAAADEVPVGHGHGPVHHFHHWWDRQDGRQP, from the coding sequence ATGACCACCATCGCCCTGACCATCGCCGGCTCGGATTCCAGTGGCGGCGCCGGCATCCAGGCCGATCTCAAGACCTTTGCGGCCCATCAGGTCTACGGCGCCAGCGTCATCGTCGCGCTGACCGCGCAGAACACGAGGGGCGTGAGCGCGATTCATGCCGTGCCGGCGGCTTTCGTCGCGCAGCAGATCGACGCCGTCTTCGAGGATCTCGACGTCGCGGCGGTGAAGATCGGCATGCTGGCGACGGCCGAGCTGATCGAGACCGTGGCCGCGGGGCTGAAGCGCCACAAGGCGCGCAACATCGTGCTCGATCCGGTGATGGTTGCGGCCTCCGGCGCGCGGCTCCTGGAAAACGAGGCCGTCGCCGCCATCCACCGCCATCTCTTCCCGCTGGCGACGCTGATCACCCCCAACCTGCCGGAAGCGGCCGCCCTGCTCGGCACAAGCGAGGCGCAAACCGAGGACGCTGTCGAGCGACAGGCGGATGCGCTCGCCGCGCTCGGCGCCGCCAATGTCCTGATCAAGGGCGGGCATGGCGGCGGCGACAACAGCAGTGACCTGCTCCTGCTCGCGGGCGGCAGCCGCCAGCGCTTCGCGGCGCCGCGCCTGACCACGCGCAACACCCATGGCACGGGCTGCACCCTGTCATCGGCCATCGCATCTGGGCTGGCAAAGGGGCTTTCGCTGCCGGAGGCCGTCGGCCAGGCCAAGACCTACATCTCGGCGGCGATCGCGGCGGCCGACGAGGTTCCGGTTGGCCATGGGCACGGACCGGTGCATCATTTCCACCACTGGTGGGATCGTCAGGACGGGAGACAGCCATGA
- a CDS encoding methylmalonyl-CoA mutase subunit beta, with protein sequence MTSAPDPDLSFMSAFPAPTQEAWRAAVDKVLKGGDFEKRLVAKTADGIRVEPLYLAASPPARPLRAQAGRWQVTARLDHPEPAEAQKLALADLEGGANALTIAFAGAHAARGYGLVAKDVAALDAALDGAMLDLIQLRLDPAPEGRINALLLAALVEMRGLSPEALSLDFGMDPIGVFAGTGGLAASWAEVGRRLAATIRALKARGFNGPFVTVDTRPWHEAGASEAQELGYGVASAIAYLRALEAAGFSLEEARDAISFTLVADTDEFLTIAKLRAARLIWARIQRACGLTPAPMVLHAETAWRSLTRRDPWVNLLRGTIATFSAGIGGADSITVQPFTAALGLSDAFARRIARNTQLVLLEEANLWRVADPAAGSGSFETLTQALCEQGWAQMQAVERQAKDGLPGILAALTAGTAQTALEHQRDAHARAIATRREPITGTSEFPNLREAAVAVLDVAPVTIGTPTGRTGTAPDPDALIARLAAGAERQEGLIAPQDGLRAKALPSQRLAEPFETLRDRADAAAVKPVVFLATLGPVADFTARAGFARNLFEAGGLAAPVGDGFAQDGGTDLAALTAAFTASGARLACLCGADAAYAAEGVPAAQALTAAGATVWLAGRPGELEEALNNAGVRSFIYAGCDVLDALRRAHDAT encoded by the coding sequence ATGACTTCGGCCCCGGACCCCGACCTGTCCTTCATGAGCGCGTTTCCGGCCCCGACGCAGGAGGCCTGGCGCGCGGCGGTCGACAAGGTGCTCAAGGGCGGCGATTTCGAGAAGCGCCTGGTGGCCAAGACGGCCGACGGCATCCGTGTCGAGCCGCTCTATCTGGCGGCATCCCCGCCGGCCCGGCCCCTGCGCGCGCAGGCCGGGCGCTGGCAGGTTACGGCCCGGCTCGACCATCCCGAGCCGGCCGAGGCGCAAAAGCTGGCTCTGGCCGATCTCGAGGGCGGCGCGAACGCGCTGACGATCGCCTTCGCCGGAGCCCACGCCGCACGCGGATACGGGCTTGTCGCAAAGGATGTCGCTGCTCTCGATGCCGCTCTCGACGGCGCAATGCTCGACCTGATCCAGTTGCGACTCGACCCTGCCCCGGAGGGTCGCATCAACGCGCTGCTGCTGGCCGCGCTGGTCGAGATGCGCGGGCTTTCGCCCGAGGCGCTGTCGCTCGATTTCGGCATGGACCCGATCGGCGTCTTCGCCGGCACGGGCGGGCTCGCGGCCTCCTGGGCCGAGGTCGGGCGCCGTCTCGCCGCGACGATCCGGGCGCTGAAGGCGCGCGGCTTCAACGGCCCCTTCGTCACGGTCGACACCCGGCCCTGGCACGAGGCCGGGGCCAGCGAGGCGCAGGAACTGGGCTATGGCGTGGCGAGCGCCATCGCCTATCTGCGCGCGCTGGAAGCCGCAGGCTTTTCGCTGGAGGAGGCGCGCGACGCGATCTCCTTCACGCTGGTCGCCGACACCGACGAGTTCCTGACGATCGCCAAGCTACGGGCGGCCCGCCTGATCTGGGCCCGCATCCAGCGCGCCTGCGGGCTGACGCCGGCGCCGATGGTCCTGCATGCGGAGACGGCCTGGCGCTCGCTGACGCGGCGCGACCCGTGGGTCAATCTGCTGCGCGGCACCATCGCCACCTTCTCGGCGGGCATCGGCGGCGCGGACTCGATCACCGTGCAGCCCTTCACCGCAGCACTCGGTTTGTCGGATGCCTTTGCCCGCCGCATCGCGCGCAACACCCAGCTCGTGCTGCTGGAGGAGGCCAATCTCTGGCGCGTCGCCGACCCCGCCGCGGGCTCCGGCAGCTTCGAGACGCTGACGCAGGCGCTGTGCGAGCAGGGCTGGGCGCAGATGCAGGCGGTCGAGCGGCAGGCGAAGGACGGCCTGCCGGGGATCCTCGCCGCGCTCACCGCCGGCACGGCCCAGACGGCGCTGGAACATCAGCGCGACGCGCACGCCAGGGCGATCGCGACGCGGCGCGAGCCGATCACCGGCACGAGCGAGTTCCCGAACCTCAGGGAGGCCGCGGTTGCCGTGCTGGATGTGGCCCCAGTCACCATCGGCACGCCGACGGGCCGGACCGGAACTGCGCCCGATCCCGACGCCCTGATCGCTCGGCTCGCCGCAGGCGCCGAACGCCAGGAGGGCCTGATCGCGCCGCAGGACGGCTTGCGGGCGAAGGCCCTCCCGTCGCAGCGGCTGGCCGAACCCTTTGAGACGCTGCGCGACCGGGCCGATGCGGCGGCCGTAAAGCCGGTCGTCTTCCTGGCGACGCTCGGGCCGGTCGCCGATTTCACGGCGCGCGCCGGCTTCGCGCGCAACCTGTTCGAGGCGGGCGGTCTCGCCGCCCCGGTCGGCGACGGCTTCGCGCAGGACGGCGGCACCGATCTCGCCGCGCTCACGGCCGCCTTCACGGCCTCGGGCGCAAGGCTCGCCTGCCTGTGCGGGGCGGACGCCGCCTATGCTGCCGAGGGCGTCCCCGCTGCGCAGGCGCTGACGGCGGCGGGCGCGACAGTCTGGCTCGCGGGCCGGCCCGGCGAACTGGAGGAGGCGCTGAACAATGCGGGAGTGAGGTCGTTCATCTATGCCGGCTGCGACGTGCTCGACGCGCTGCGGCGCGCGCACGATGCCACCTGA